A genomic region of Microcoleus sp. FACHB-831 contains the following coding sequences:
- a CDS encoding SDR family NAD(P)-dependent oxidoreductase, producing the protein MNIPPKDLEICLNVLQQISENPAVINHHERFKSLIAKIYKEGKKSTRNNERQRQQTEDRKLQAMTEMVQNQHPKKPGVNFLEASVKLEKTLNKPIRCYICKEPYTEVHFFYHLLCPKCAAFNYQKRNQRTDLKGRVALVTGGRIKIGYHTALRMLQDGAKVIVTTRFPRDCARRFSEEGDFNQWRDRILIHGLDLRNIPAVEAFVQHLIDTEPALDIIINNAAQTIKRPLAFYQHLLEQEKEPLDALPACFGDRYPFLLENQPNYQNYFSALTSKYFPPNTFDTDGQQLDIRPLNSWLLKLSEVSTMEMLEVQLVNAIAPFILNSKLKPLLLRSHFERRFIINVSAMEGQFQRDSKTVFHPHTNMAKAALNMMTRTSSADYARDNIFMNSVDTGWITDENPYPKKSYLQENRGFYTPLDSLDGMARIYDPIVQGLEDSAVPLYGHFLKDYAPYPW; encoded by the coding sequence ATGAATATTCCGCCAAAGGATTTAGAAATATGCCTCAATGTATTGCAGCAGATATCAGAAAATCCTGCCGTTATTAATCATCACGAGCGCTTTAAAAGCTTAATTGCCAAAATTTACAAAGAGGGCAAAAAAAGCACTCGCAATAACGAAAGGCAACGCCAACAGACTGAAGATCGCAAACTTCAAGCGATGACAGAGATGGTGCAAAATCAGCACCCTAAAAAACCTGGGGTTAATTTCTTGGAGGCTTCAGTAAAACTAGAGAAGACGCTGAATAAACCGATACGCTGCTATATTTGCAAAGAACCATATACAGAAGTTCATTTTTTTTACCACTTATTGTGTCCGAAATGCGCTGCATTTAATTATCAAAAGCGCAATCAACGTACAGATTTAAAAGGGCGCGTGGCATTAGTAACGGGCGGACGGATTAAAATTGGCTATCATACTGCATTACGAATGCTGCAAGATGGGGCGAAAGTAATTGTAACTACGCGGTTTCCTCGCGACTGCGCCCGACGTTTTAGCGAGGAAGGGGATTTTAACCAATGGCGCGATCGCATCCTTATTCACGGACTTGATTTGCGTAACATCCCTGCTGTAGAAGCGTTCGTCCAACATCTGATTGACACCGAACCAGCTTTAGATATTATCATTAATAACGCTGCCCAAACAATTAAACGTCCTTTGGCGTTTTACCAGCATCTATTAGAGCAGGAAAAAGAACCATTAGACGCACTACCTGCCTGCTTTGGCGATCGCTATCCTTTTTTATTAGAAAATCAACCCAACTATCAAAATTACTTTTCTGCCCTAACCAGCAAGTATTTCCCGCCTAATACATTTGATACAGACGGACAGCAATTAGATATACGACCGCTAAATAGCTGGTTATTAAAGCTAAGTGAAGTCAGCACAATGGAGATGCTAGAGGTGCAGTTGGTGAATGCGATCGCGCCTTTTATTTTGAATAGCAAACTCAAACCATTATTGCTGCGATCGCATTTTGAGAGACGCTTCATCATCAACGTTTCAGCAATGGAAGGGCAATTCCAGCGAGACAGCAAAACCGTGTTTCATCCCCATACAAATATGGCAAAAGCTGCCTTAAATATGATGACTCGTACATCATCGGCAGACTATGCCCGCGACAATATTTTTATGAATAGCGTCGATACTGGCTGGATTACAGACGAGAATCCCTACCCCAAAAAAAGTTATTTGCAAGAAAATAGAGGTTTTTATACACCGCTAGATTCTCTTGATGGAATGGCAAGAATTTACGACCCCATCGTTCAAGGACTTGAAGATTCTGCCGTGCCTTTGTACGGTCACTTTCTTAAAGACTATGCTCCATATCCTTGGTAG
- a CDS encoding HAD family hydrolase, with protein MSQLRALIFDVDGTLADTERDGHRVAFNRAFEEAGLDWEWSVELYGELLSVAGGKERIRFYQKQYCPDVTLDDAVVAELHAIKTKHYRDLLAEGAIPLRPGVKRLIAEARDRELRLAIATTSALPNVIALLERTLDPSWFEAIAAGDVVPAKKPAPDIYHYLLKQMNLEAADCLVVEDSHHGLVAANLAGLPTIVTFNNYTEGQDFSLARLVVNHLGEPELPCTVVAGNALDVNYIDLETLNRLHSSR; from the coding sequence ATGAGTCAATTACGTGCTTTAATTTTTGACGTTGATGGAACGTTAGCCGACACCGAACGTGACGGACATCGAGTCGCTTTTAATCGTGCCTTTGAGGAGGCTGGGTTAGATTGGGAGTGGTCAGTTGAACTTTATGGCGAATTACTGTCTGTTGCTGGCGGGAAAGAAAGGATTCGTTTTTATCAAAAGCAATATTGTCCTGATGTTACATTAGATGATGCTGTTGTTGCTGAGTTACACGCTATAAAAACAAAGCATTATCGAGATTTATTAGCCGAAGGTGCAATTCCCTTGCGTCCTGGAGTGAAACGATTGATTGCAGAAGCACGCGATCGCGAATTGCGTTTGGCAATTGCTACTACTAGCGCTTTACCCAATGTCATCGCCTTATTAGAACGCACTCTTGATCCATCTTGGTTTGAAGCGATCGCTGCTGGAGATGTTGTTCCTGCTAAAAAGCCAGCCCCAGATATCTATCATTACTTACTCAAACAGATGAATTTAGAAGCAGCCGATTGTCTGGTTGTGGAAGATTCTCATCACGGTCTAGTTGCTGCAAATTTAGCTGGTTTGCCAACAATTGTGACTTTTAATAACTACACCGAAGGACAAGATTTTTCTTTGGCTCGATTGGTAGTAAATCATTTGGGAGAACCGGAACTTCCTTGCACTGTTGTGGCTGGCAATGCATTAGATGTCAATTATATAGATTTAGAAACGTTAAATCGCTTGCATAGTTCTAGGTAG